One window of Candidatus Mycobacterium wuenschmannii genomic DNA carries:
- a CDS encoding acyl-CoA dehydrogenase family protein, translated as MTKLAQTLGLTDVQNEIISTVRQFVDKEVIPNAPELERTDTYPQAIVDQMREMGLFGLMIPQEYGGLGESLLTYALCIEELGRGWMSISGVLNTHFIVAYMLRQHGTDEQKQRFLPRMATGEIRGSFSMSEPELGSDVAAIRTRATRGDDGDYTINGQKMWLTNGASSSLVAALVRTDEGAEAPHRNLTAFLIEKPTGFGEVKPGLVVPGKIDKLGYKGIDTTELIFDGYAASADDVLGGAPGQGFYQMMDGIEVGRVNVSARAVGVAIRAFELAARYAQQRHTFGKPIAEHQAIAFQLAEMATKVEAAHLMMVNAARLKDSGERNDVAAGMAKYLASEYCAEVTQQSFRIHGGYGYSKEYEIERLMRDAPFLLIGEGTSEIQKQIISKRLLAEYRI; from the coding sequence ATGACCAAACTCGCCCAGACCCTCGGCCTCACCGACGTCCAGAACGAAATCATCTCCACGGTAAGGCAATTCGTGGACAAGGAAGTGATCCCGAACGCGCCCGAACTCGAGCGCACCGACACCTATCCGCAGGCGATCGTCGACCAGATGCGTGAAATGGGGTTGTTCGGTCTGATGATCCCGCAAGAATACGGCGGGCTTGGCGAGTCGCTGTTGACCTACGCCCTGTGCATCGAGGAACTGGGCCGCGGTTGGATGAGCATCTCCGGCGTGCTCAACACCCACTTCATCGTCGCCTACATGTTGCGTCAGCACGGTACCGACGAGCAGAAGCAACGCTTCCTGCCCCGGATGGCCACCGGTGAAATCCGCGGTTCGTTCTCGATGTCGGAGCCGGAGTTGGGATCTGACGTCGCCGCGATCCGCACCCGGGCTACCCGCGGCGACGATGGCGACTACACGATCAACGGCCAGAAGATGTGGCTGACCAACGGTGCCAGTTCCAGCCTGGTCGCCGCGCTGGTGCGCACCGACGAAGGCGCCGAGGCGCCGCACCGCAACCTGACCGCGTTCCTGATCGAAAAGCCCACCGGCTTCGGCGAAGTCAAGCCAGGGCTGGTTGTTCCGGGCAAGATCGACAAGCTCGGCTACAAGGGCATCGACACCACCGAGTTGATCTTCGACGGGTACGCGGCAAGCGCCGACGACGTTCTCGGCGGGGCCCCGGGGCAGGGCTTTTATCAGATGATGGACGGCATCGAGGTCGGCCGGGTCAACGTGTCTGCCCGAGCCGTCGGTGTCGCCATCCGGGCCTTCGAACTCGCCGCGCGGTACGCACAACAACGGCACACCTTCGGCAAGCCGATCGCCGAGCATCAGGCGATCGCGTTCCAACTTGCCGAGATGGCAACCAAAGTCGAGGCCGCCCATCTGATGATGGTCAACGCGGCGCGACTCAAAGACTCCGGAGAGCGCAACGACGTCGCCGCGGGCATGGCCAAGTACCTCGCGAGCGAGTACTGCGCGGAGGTGACGCAGCAGAGCTTCCGCATCCATGGGGGATACGGCTATTCGAAGGAGTACGAGATCGAGCGGCTGATGCGCGACGCGCCGTTCCTGCTCATCGGTGAGGGCACCAGCGAGATCCAGAAGCAGATCATCAGCAAGCGCCTGCTTGCCGAGTATCGGATTTGA
- a CDS encoding CoA transferase, with protein MTLSQLGAQVIRIDPIGGASDTSRWPLTEDGTSIYWTGLNKGKRSATIDLRSAEGQELVQRLIVEGDGIVVTNIAGPSWLSYETLVADRPDLIHLQVLGRHDGSTAVDYTVNAGIGYPLVTGPADHAGPINHVLPAWDVCCGLYAALAIVTAARRRDQSGVGAQISVPLEDVALATAGNLGLLTEPQINGTQRARLGNAIYGQYGQDFTSRDGVAFMVVTLTKRHFQDIVAVTGCGAAVSALAESLDADFADEGVRYRYRDVLSALFATWFAEHSADDITAALSATSVLFARYRTFAETAADERVMKNPLFSRLHQDGLGDYLAPGLPAVFDGRHVAARPAPRLGEDTADLLTQALGLGAEDIARLTDANTIAR; from the coding sequence ATGACCTTGAGCCAACTCGGTGCGCAGGTGATCCGCATCGACCCGATCGGCGGAGCCTCGGACACCAGCCGGTGGCCGCTGACCGAGGACGGCACCTCGATCTACTGGACCGGACTGAACAAGGGAAAGCGTTCGGCCACCATCGATCTGCGCTCAGCCGAAGGACAGGAACTGGTCCAGCGGCTGATTGTCGAAGGTGACGGCATCGTGGTGACCAACATCGCGGGGCCGTCCTGGCTGTCGTACGAGACGCTCGTCGCCGATCGTCCCGACCTGATCCACCTCCAGGTGCTCGGTCGCCACGACGGTTCCACCGCCGTCGACTACACCGTCAACGCCGGCATCGGCTATCCCTTGGTCACCGGACCGGCGGACCACGCCGGACCCATCAATCACGTGCTGCCGGCCTGGGACGTCTGCTGCGGCCTCTACGCTGCGCTCGCCATCGTGACCGCGGCACGCCGTCGCGACCAGTCAGGGGTGGGCGCGCAGATCAGCGTGCCACTGGAGGACGTCGCGCTGGCCACCGCCGGCAACCTGGGATTGCTGACCGAGCCCCAGATCAACGGCACTCAGCGTGCGCGACTCGGCAACGCGATCTACGGCCAGTACGGGCAGGACTTCACCAGCCGCGACGGTGTCGCGTTCATGGTGGTGACGTTGACCAAGCGGCACTTCCAGGACATCGTCGCGGTAACCGGTTGCGGTGCAGCCGTTTCCGCGCTCGCCGAGTCACTTGACGCCGACTTCGCCGACGAGGGGGTGCGCTACCGCTACCGCGACGTCTTGAGCGCGCTGTTCGCGACCTGGTTCGCCGAGCACTCGGCCGACGACATCACCGCGGCCTTGTCCGCCACCAGCGTGCTGTTCGCGCGTTACCGTACCTTCGCCGAGACCGCCGCCGACGAGCGAGTCATGAAGAACCCCCTGTTCTCTCGGCTGCATCAGGACGGGCTCGGCGACTACCTGGCGCCCGGCCTGCCCGCCGTCTTCGACGGCCGACACGTCGCCGCTCGGCCCGCGCCGCGCCTCGGCGAGGACACGGCCGACCTGCTGACCCAGGCTCTGGGGCTTGGCGCCGAAGACATCGCCCGACTGACCGACGCGAACACGATCGCCCGCTGA
- a CDS encoding acetyl-CoA C-acetyltransferase, whose translation MFKSQSAVELGVAALTGLLDRTGVPPEAVQDVILGHCYPNSEAPAIGRVVALDSGLPVTVPGMQVDRRCGSGLQAVIQACMQIGSGDNDLVVAGGAESMSNVAFYSTDMRWGGARGVQVHDGLARGRTTAGGRDYPVPGGMLETAENLRRQYDISRQEQDELAVASHQRAVAAQQDGVLAEEIIPVTVVSRRGEEVFDTDEHPRADTTIESLSKLKPVLLQNDPGATVTAGNASGQNDAAAMCLVATPERAAELGLTPLVRMVSWASAGVAPNVMGIGPVPATAAALAKAGLQLSDIDLIELNEAFAAQALAVMREWNFGAADHERTNVRGSGISLGHPVGATGGRMLATLSRELHRRDARYGLETMCIGGGQGLAAIFERVVP comes from the coding sequence ATGTTCAAGTCGCAGAGCGCCGTCGAACTCGGCGTCGCCGCGCTGACCGGTCTGCTCGACCGGACCGGCGTGCCGCCCGAAGCGGTCCAGGACGTCATTCTCGGCCACTGCTATCCCAACAGCGAGGCCCCCGCGATCGGGCGGGTGGTTGCGCTCGATTCCGGTCTGCCGGTGACCGTGCCCGGCATGCAGGTCGACCGTCGCTGCGGTTCGGGCCTGCAGGCTGTCATCCAGGCATGCATGCAAATCGGTTCCGGCGACAACGATCTCGTGGTGGCCGGCGGGGCGGAGAGCATGAGCAACGTCGCGTTCTACTCGACCGACATGCGCTGGGGCGGGGCCCGCGGCGTGCAGGTGCACGACGGTCTGGCGCGCGGCCGGACCACCGCTGGTGGCCGCGACTACCCGGTGCCCGGCGGAATGCTCGAGACCGCGGAGAACCTGCGCCGCCAGTACGACATATCCCGTCAGGAACAAGACGAACTCGCGGTGGCGTCGCATCAGCGCGCGGTCGCCGCACAGCAGGACGGCGTGCTGGCCGAGGAAATCATCCCGGTCACGGTGGTAAGCCGTCGCGGCGAGGAGGTGTTCGACACCGACGAGCATCCCCGCGCGGACACTACGATCGAATCGCTGAGCAAGCTCAAACCCGTTCTGCTACAGAATGATCCGGGTGCGACCGTGACGGCCGGCAACGCCAGTGGTCAGAACGACGCAGCAGCAATGTGCCTGGTGGCCACCCCGGAACGCGCGGCCGAACTCGGCCTGACGCCGTTGGTGCGCATGGTGTCGTGGGCGAGTGCGGGTGTGGCGCCCAACGTGATGGGGATCGGACCGGTGCCGGCCACCGCGGCCGCATTGGCCAAAGCCGGACTGCAACTCAGCGACATCGACCTGATCGAACTCAACGAGGCGTTCGCTGCCCAGGCCCTTGCGGTCATGCGGGAGTGGAACTTCGGCGCCGCCGACCACGAGCGCACCAACGTGCGCGGGTCAGGGATCTCGCTCGGACACCCAGTCGGCGCGACCGGCGGCCGGATGCTGGCGACGTTGTCCCGCGAATTGCATCGTCGTGACGCGCGATACGGACTGGAAACCATGTGCATCGGTGGCGGCCAAGGCCTGGCCGCGATCTTCGAGCGGGTTGTGCCGTAG
- the fabG gene encoding 3-oxoacyl-ACP reductase FabG, translating to MSLLSGKTAVITGGAQGLGLAIAQRFVDEGARVVLGDVNLDATHEAAAKLGGDTVALAVRCDVTSGADVDALLGAAVDGFGALDIMINNAGITRDATMRKMTEDQFDEVIAVHLKGTWNGLRKSAAIMRDNKSGAIVNMSSISGKVGMIGQTNYSAAKAGIVGMTKAASKELAHLGVRVNAIQPGLIRSAMTEAMPQRIWDEKLAEIPMGRAGEPEEVAKVALFLASDLSSYMTGTVLEVTGGRHL from the coding sequence GTGTCGTTGTTGAGCGGTAAGACTGCAGTGATCACAGGGGGAGCCCAGGGTCTGGGGTTGGCCATCGCGCAACGCTTCGTGGACGAGGGCGCTCGGGTGGTACTGGGCGACGTGAATCTCGACGCGACACACGAGGCGGCCGCGAAGTTGGGCGGGGACACCGTGGCCCTGGCGGTGCGCTGTGACGTGACCTCCGGTGCGGACGTCGACGCACTGCTCGGCGCCGCCGTGGACGGCTTCGGCGCGCTGGACATCATGATCAACAACGCCGGCATCACCCGCGACGCGACGATGCGCAAGATGACCGAGGACCAGTTCGACGAGGTCATCGCCGTCCACCTGAAGGGCACGTGGAACGGGCTGCGCAAGTCCGCGGCGATCATGCGCGATAACAAGAGCGGCGCGATCGTCAACATGTCATCGATCTCGGGAAAGGTCGGCATGATCGGTCAGACAAACTATTCGGCCGCCAAGGCGGGCATCGTCGGCATGACCAAGGCGGCGTCGAAAGAGCTTGCGCACCTGGGCGTTCGGGTCAATGCCATCCAGCCCGGGCTGATCCGCTCCGCGATGACCGAGGCCATGCCGCAACGGATCTGGGACGAGAAGCTGGCCGAGATTCCGATGGGGCGCGCCGGCGAGCCGGAAGAGGTGGCCAAGGTCGCGCTGTTCCTGGCCAGCGACCTCTCGTCGTACATGACCGGAACCGTCCTCGAGGTCACGGGCGGACGGCACCTGTGA
- a CDS encoding acyl-CoA dehydrogenase family protein, which produces MPAAVDDDDFQQILAATRQFVRTAVMPREQEILASDKVPDDLRQQAKDMGLFGYAIPQEWGGLGLDITQDIELAMELGYTSLALRSMFGTNNGIAGQVLVGFGTDEQKSTWLEGLASGKVASFALTEPGAGSNPAGLRTKAIRDGDDWVINGEKQYITNAPVADLFVVFARTRPADDDGPGIAVFLVPADADGVEVGPKDAKMGQEGAWTADVRFTDVRVPDSALIGGSEDIGYRAAMTSLARGRIHIAALAVGAAQRALDESVAYAATATQGGKPIGSFQLVQAMLADQQTGVMAGRALVRDAARLWLDDEDRRIAPSAAKVFCTEMAGKVADLAVQIHGGSGYMREVPVERIYRDVRLLRLYEGTSEIQRLIIGGNLVKAAQRKQ; this is translated from the coding sequence ATGCCTGCTGCCGTCGACGACGACGACTTCCAGCAGATCCTGGCGGCGACCCGCCAGTTCGTCCGCACCGCGGTCATGCCCCGAGAGCAGGAGATTCTCGCAAGCGACAAGGTGCCCGACGATCTGCGACAGCAGGCGAAAGACATGGGGCTGTTCGGTTACGCGATCCCGCAGGAGTGGGGCGGGCTCGGGCTCGACATCACCCAGGACATCGAGTTGGCGATGGAACTCGGCTACACCTCGCTGGCGCTGAGGTCGATGTTCGGCACCAACAACGGCATCGCCGGCCAGGTACTGGTCGGGTTCGGTACCGATGAGCAGAAGTCAACCTGGTTGGAGGGCCTGGCGTCCGGCAAGGTCGCCTCGTTCGCACTCACCGAGCCCGGAGCTGGATCGAATCCAGCGGGATTGCGCACCAAGGCAATTCGCGACGGCGACGACTGGGTGATCAACGGCGAGAAGCAGTACATCACCAACGCCCCGGTCGCCGACCTGTTCGTCGTCTTCGCACGGACGCGCCCCGCCGACGACGACGGACCCGGGATCGCGGTGTTCCTGGTGCCCGCCGACGCCGACGGCGTCGAGGTGGGGCCGAAGGACGCCAAGATGGGCCAGGAGGGCGCCTGGACCGCCGACGTCCGCTTTACCGATGTGCGGGTGCCCGACAGCGCGCTGATCGGTGGTAGCGAGGACATCGGCTACCGGGCGGCGATGACGTCGCTGGCGCGCGGCCGGATTCACATCGCGGCCCTCGCGGTCGGCGCGGCCCAGCGGGCGCTCGACGAATCGGTCGCCTACGCGGCGACCGCGACTCAGGGCGGAAAACCCATCGGCAGCTTCCAGTTGGTGCAGGCGATGCTCGCAGACCAGCAGACGGGGGTGATGGCCGGCCGCGCCTTGGTCCGCGATGCGGCCCGGCTGTGGCTCGACGACGAGGACCGCCGGATCGCGCCGTCGGCGGCGAAGGTGTTCTGCACCGAAATGGCCGGAAAAGTAGCCGATCTCGCCGTGCAGATCCACGGCGGCAGCGGCTACATGCGGGAGGTGCCGGTCGAACGCATCTACCGCGACGTCCGCCTGCTCCGCCTATACGAGGGCACCAGCGAGATCCAGCGTCTGATCATCGGCGGGAATCTGGTCAAGGCCGCCCAGCGCAAGCAGTGA
- a CDS encoding DUF4436 domain-containing protein translates to MAAVAVFVAAYIATIVLYSHTGMGRPHEISHGQPTSNGTTVICDVEEVASVKGVLTVNLTVVPGPDLLDPVTHGLKDDLSVAVTSAVTPTKRSWLKGVVPGVFPVPLIVSGDPSSWPFDRYETGPVTVELFPGGQPPQRASVTVFDRIPGWKVTVPDAGGGATPSPYHVILHRSPSTAAFAAVILAVLIALAGLALFVAVQTLAYKREFFPPMTTWYAALLFSVVPLRTALPDAPPIGFWVDVTVVLWVIVVLVISMGLYVYCWWRHVSRKT, encoded by the coding sequence ATGGCGGCCGTCGCGGTTTTCGTCGCTGCGTACATCGCGACCATCGTGCTCTACAGCCACACCGGCATGGGCCGGCCCCACGAGATTTCGCACGGCCAGCCGACATCCAACGGCACCACCGTCATCTGCGACGTCGAGGAGGTCGCATCGGTCAAGGGCGTGCTGACGGTCAACCTCACGGTGGTGCCGGGGCCCGATCTACTCGATCCGGTGACGCACGGCCTCAAGGACGACCTCAGCGTCGCGGTCACGTCGGCCGTCACGCCAACCAAGCGCAGCTGGCTGAAAGGTGTTGTCCCGGGCGTCTTTCCGGTGCCACTGATTGTTTCCGGCGATCCATCGAGCTGGCCCTTCGACCGCTACGAGACGGGACCGGTCACCGTCGAACTCTTTCCGGGCGGCCAACCGCCCCAGCGCGCCTCGGTGACGGTCTTCGACCGAATTCCGGGATGGAAGGTCACCGTCCCGGACGCCGGTGGCGGCGCGACGCCGTCGCCGTACCACGTGATCTTGCACCGTTCACCGAGCACAGCCGCGTTCGCGGCCGTCATCCTCGCGGTGCTGATCGCGCTGGCCGGCCTGGCGTTGTTCGTCGCGGTGCAGACCCTCGCCTACAAACGCGAATTCTTCCCGCCGATGACGACATGGTATGCGGCGCTGCTGTTTTCGGTGGTGCCGTTGCGCACCGCACTGCCCGACGCACCGCCGATCGGGTTCTGGGTCGATGTCACCGTTGTGCTGTGGGTGATCGTCGTGCTGGTCATCTCCATGGGGCTCTACGTCTACTGCTGGTGGCGCCACGTCAGCAGGAAGACATGA
- a CDS encoding mycofactocin-coupled SDR family oxidoreductase: MTGRLQDRVAFITGAARGQGRAHAVKLAREGADIIAVDIAGKLPSCVPYDPATPEDLAETTRLVEAAGRRIIASANDVRDFDGLRETVGNAVATLGRLDVIVANAGISAPQVWNEITPDSFRDVMDVNVTGVWNTVMAGAQHIVDGGRGGSIILISSAAGLKMQPFMIHYTASKHAVTGMARAFAAELGRYAIRVNSVHPGPVNSAMGSGEMVSAIASANETVPTMANVLTPFLPNWVAEPEDIADAVCWLASDESRYVTAAAVPVDQGSTQY; encoded by the coding sequence ATGACCGGTCGGCTGCAAGACAGGGTCGCATTCATCACCGGCGCGGCGCGGGGTCAGGGTCGTGCGCATGCCGTCAAGCTAGCCCGTGAAGGCGCCGACATCATCGCGGTCGACATCGCCGGCAAGCTGCCGTCCTGCGTGCCCTACGACCCGGCCACCCCCGAAGATCTCGCCGAAACCACTCGGCTGGTCGAAGCAGCTGGGCGCCGAATCATCGCCTCGGCCAACGATGTTCGCGACTTTGACGGCCTGCGCGAGACTGTAGGCAATGCCGTCGCCACCCTGGGCCGGCTTGACGTCATCGTCGCCAACGCAGGCATATCGGCCCCGCAGGTGTGGAATGAGATCACCCCGGATTCGTTCCGCGACGTGATGGACGTGAACGTGACGGGCGTCTGGAACACTGTGATGGCCGGTGCGCAGCACATCGTCGACGGCGGCCGCGGCGGATCGATCATCTTGATCAGCTCGGCGGCGGGACTCAAGATGCAGCCGTTCATGATTCACTACACCGCCAGCAAGCACGCCGTCACCGGGATGGCCCGCGCGTTCGCCGCCGAACTGGGCCGGTATGCGATCCGGGTCAACAGCGTGCACCCCGGCCCGGTCAATTCCGCGATGGGCAGCGGCGAGATGGTCTCCGCGATCGCGAGCGCCAACGAGACGGTCCCGACGATGGCCAACGTGCTGACACCGTTCCTGCCCAACTGGGTGGCCGAGCCCGAGGACATCGCCGACGCGGTGTGCTGGCTGGCCAGCGACGAGTCGCGGTATGTCACCGCGGCGGCGGTGCCGGTCGATCAGGGGTCGACGCAGTATTAG
- a CDS encoding alpha/beta hydrolase, translated as MTYTALTFRSGETVCDAWHFRGAGDRFASPSGRPVVVMAHGIAGTKDSGLEPFGRRLSNAGVDVVAFDYRGFGASGGEPRQTVSVARQVDDYRAAVSAVRRLPDVDPGRVLLWGVSFSGGHVLRVAANDGAIAGVIALTPLTSGAATSRLAIAQCDLVSGMRWTAAGVKGRLAAAMGGSATFMPVVGRPGEAGALTLDGAYENYLSMAGPTWRNEIDAGVGLQLALVRSSGAAAKLRCPLLVQIADFDRFVPAESIAKVAVRGRAEVHHYPCDHFDVWPGNEWFDKVVDHQIAFIARTLARNAAQMPSEC; from the coding sequence ATGACGTACACCGCGCTGACCTTTCGCTCGGGCGAGACGGTTTGCGACGCATGGCATTTCCGCGGTGCGGGCGACCGCTTCGCCAGCCCGTCCGGCCGTCCCGTCGTTGTGATGGCTCATGGCATTGCCGGCACCAAGGACTCCGGCCTCGAGCCGTTCGGCCGTCGGCTGAGCAACGCGGGAGTCGACGTCGTTGCGTTCGACTATCGCGGCTTCGGCGCTTCGGGGGGCGAACCCCGCCAAACAGTCTCGGTCGCAAGGCAAGTCGACGACTATCGGGCCGCCGTATCGGCCGTGCGACGATTACCCGACGTCGACCCGGGCCGAGTGCTGCTCTGGGGAGTGTCGTTCTCCGGTGGCCACGTCTTGCGGGTCGCGGCGAACGACGGAGCGATCGCCGGTGTGATCGCGCTGACGCCGCTGACCAGTGGCGCGGCCACCAGCCGACTTGCCATCGCGCAGTGTGACCTGGTCTCCGGAATGCGCTGGACCGCCGCCGGCGTGAAGGGTCGCCTCGCTGCCGCCATGGGCGGCAGCGCAACCTTCATGCCCGTGGTCGGGCGGCCCGGTGAGGCGGGTGCGCTGACGCTCGACGGCGCCTACGAGAACTATCTGTCGATGGCGGGCCCGACCTGGCGCAACGAAATCGACGCCGGCGTCGGCCTGCAACTCGCGCTGGTGCGGTCGTCGGGCGCGGCCGCCAAACTGCGCTGCCCGCTGCTGGTGCAGATCGCCGACTTCGACCGGTTCGTGCCTGCGGAGTCGATCGCCAAGGTCGCGGTGCGGGGGAGGGCGGAAGTACACCACTACCCGTGCGACCACTTCGACGTGTGGCCCGGCAACGAGTGGTTCGACAAGGTCGTCGACCACCAAATCGCTTTCATCGCACGCACGCTGGCGCGCAACGCGGCTCAGATGCCCAGCGAGTGCTAA
- a CDS encoding flavin-containing monooxygenase, whose protein sequence is MTNRPRTAIIGAGISGLTAGKMLNDYDVPYTTFETSDRIGGNWAFGNPNGHSSAYRSLHIDTSKHRLSFKDFPIPEHFPAFPHHSDIKAYLDAYADTFDLLEHIEFNNGVAQARRNEAGGWLIEDQAGATREFDLLVVANGHHWDARFPDFPGTFNGDVIHSHHYIDPHTPLELTGKRILVVGLGNSAADITVELSSRALQNRVTLSTRSSAWIVPKYIAGRPGDKLFRTSPHLPLAWQRKAIQALMPLMGTDPTLYGLPAPNHKIFEAHPTQSVELPLRLGSGDVIPKPNVSRLDGDVVHFDDGTSDEFDAIVYATGYNITFPFFDPGLISAPDNQIRLYKRMFKPGLADLAFIGFAQAVPTLFPFVECQARLLAAYAVGRYALPSPAEMERVIDADQQMYVGHCTDRPRHTQQVDYFYYEHDIRTRELPAGLKRAAASAFA, encoded by the coding sequence ATGACGAACAGGCCGCGCACCGCGATCATTGGCGCCGGCATCAGCGGGCTGACCGCCGGAAAGATGCTCAACGACTACGACGTGCCGTACACGACATTCGAGACTTCTGACCGGATCGGCGGCAACTGGGCCTTCGGCAACCCGAACGGGCACAGCAGCGCCTACCGCTCGCTGCACATCGACACCTCGAAGCATCGGTTGTCGTTCAAGGACTTTCCGATTCCCGAACACTTTCCCGCCTTCCCGCATCACTCCGACATCAAGGCCTATCTGGATGCCTACGCTGACACCTTCGACCTCTTGGAGCACATCGAGTTCAACAACGGCGTAGCCCAGGCGCGCCGAAACGAGGCCGGCGGTTGGCTGATCGAGGATCAGGCCGGCGCCACCCGCGAATTCGACCTCCTGGTCGTCGCCAACGGTCATCACTGGGACGCTCGATTTCCCGACTTTCCCGGCACCTTCAACGGCGACGTCATCCACTCGCACCATTACATAGATCCGCACACGCCCCTGGAATTGACCGGCAAGCGGATTCTCGTCGTGGGCCTGGGCAACAGCGCCGCCGATATCACCGTGGAGTTGTCGTCGCGGGCGCTGCAGAACCGGGTCACGCTATCTACCCGATCCAGCGCCTGGATCGTTCCCAAATACATCGCCGGCCGGCCCGGCGACAAGCTGTTCAGAACCTCGCCCCATTTGCCGTTAGCGTGGCAGCGCAAGGCGATTCAGGCGTTGATGCCGCTGATGGGCACTGACCCGACGCTCTACGGTCTGCCCGCGCCCAACCACAAGATCTTCGAAGCTCACCCGACGCAATCGGTGGAATTGCCGCTGCGACTCGGGTCCGGCGACGTGATTCCCAAACCGAACGTCTCCCGCCTCGATGGTGACGTGGTTCATTTCGACGACGGCACCAGCGACGAATTCGATGCGATCGTCTATGCGACCGGATACAACATCACCTTCCCGTTTTTCGACCCCGGTCTGATCAGCGCGCCGGACAATCAGATCCGGCTTTACAAGCGGATGTTTAAACCCGGCTTGGCGGATCTGGCATTCATCGGCTTCGCGCAGGCTGTACCGACGCTGTTCCCGTTCGTCGAGTGCCAGGCCCGGCTGCTCGCTGCCTACGCGGTGGGGCGCTATGCACTGCCGTCGCCGGCGGAGATGGAACGGGTGATCGACGCCGATCAGCAGATGTATGTCGGCCATTGCACCGACCGGCCGCGCCACACGCAGCAGGTCGACTACTTCTACTACGAGCACGACATCCGGACGCGAGAACTACCCGCAGGGCTCAAGCGCGCCGCCGCATCGGCCTTCGCATGA
- a CDS encoding phosphotransferase family protein has translation MPIPRFPADVTTDWLAGVLGVPVAGVDVVGIGTGQTGATYRVSVTYADAGDLPDTFVIKLPAQDDAVRDRVTIGYRSECAFYTGVVDRVQVPTPQCFYCEISDDALDYALLLADQAPAAQGDQIAGCGEREARLSVTALAGLHAPSWCDPFWLDFDGVAFARPDEASAGGLGEVARMSAEITLDKLGDRMSAADRETFTAAMNLVTPWLLAERDRFALLHGDYRLDNLLFFPDGGGVTVVDWQTLGVGLPARDLAYFTATSLKPDLRASIERDLVDDYHRALTGYGVTGYDSETCWQDYRLGMTQTVLISALGFAFATATDRGDDMVLTMLARGCQAIRELGSLDLVAGYAAGQEAAT, from the coding sequence ATGCCGATACCTCGCTTTCCCGCTGACGTCACCACCGACTGGCTCGCCGGGGTGCTCGGCGTGCCGGTGGCCGGGGTCGACGTGGTCGGCATCGGCACCGGTCAGACCGGCGCGACCTACCGAGTGTCAGTCACCTACGCCGACGCCGGCGACCTGCCCGACACCTTCGTGATCAAGCTGCCCGCCCAGGACGACGCCGTGCGCGACCGGGTGACCATTGGCTACCGCAGCGAATGCGCCTTCTACACCGGCGTGGTCGATCGAGTGCAGGTGCCGACGCCGCAATGCTTCTATTGCGAAATCAGCGACGATGCACTGGATTACGCGCTGCTGCTGGCTGACCAGGCACCCGCGGCGCAGGGCGACCAGATCGCGGGTTGTGGGGAGCGCGAAGCGCGGCTGTCGGTGACGGCGCTGGCCGGACTGCACGCCCCGAGCTGGTGCGACCCATTCTGGCTGGACTTCGACGGGGTCGCGTTCGCGCGGCCCGACGAAGCGTCGGCCGGCGGCCTGGGGGAGGTCGCCCGGATGAGTGCCGAGATCACACTGGACAAACTCGGCGACCGGATGAGCGCTGCGGACCGCGAGACCTTCACCGCAGCAATGAATTTGGTGACACCGTGGCTGCTCGCGGAGCGAGACAGATTTGCGCTGTTGCACGGCGACTATCGCCTCGACAACCTGCTGTTCTTCCCCGACGGGGGCGGCGTGACGGTGGTCGACTGGCAGACGCTCGGGGTGGGTCTGCCCGCCCGCGACCTGGCGTACTTCACCGCGACCAGCCTCAAGCCCGACCTGCGCGCCTCGATCGAGCGTGACCTCGTCGACGACTACCACCGCGCGCTGACCGGCTACGGAGTCACCGGGTACGACAGTGAAACCTGTTGGCAGGACTATCGACTCGGTATGACTCAGACGGTGCTGATCTCGGCGCTGGGATTCGCGTTCGCGACCGCGACCGACCGCGGCGACGACATGGTGCTCACCATGCTGGCCCGCGGCTGTCAGGCGATTCGCGAATTGGGTTCGCTGGATCTGGTCGCGGGGTACGCGGCCGGGCAGGAGGCGGCGACATGA